One Hevea brasiliensis isolate MT/VB/25A 57/8 chromosome 5, ASM3005281v1, whole genome shotgun sequence genomic region harbors:
- the LOC110660121 gene encoding syntaxin-71 → MSVIDILTRVDAICKKYDRYDVEKQKDLNVFGDDAFARRYDLQKAELASKDKKKASAVALNAEIRRTKAKLLEEVPKLQRLAIKKVKGLSTEELAARNDLVLALPDRIQAIPDGTASAPKQTRGWGASAPRAEIKFDSDGRFDSEYFQESETSRQFRQDYEMRRMKQDQGLDMISEGLDTLKNMAHDMNEELDRQVPLMDEIDTKVDKATADLKNTNVRLKDTVNQLRSSRNFCIDIILLCIILGIAAYLYNVLKK, encoded by the exons ATGAGCGTGATCGACATTTTAACCAGAGTTGATGCGATCTGCAAGAAGTACGACAGATACGACGTCGAAAAGCAAAAAGATCTCAATGTCTTCGGCGACGATGCTTTTGCTCGCAG ATATGATCTGCAGAAAGCGGAGCTTGCTTCGAAAGACAAAAAGAAGGCATCTGCAGTTGCTCTGAACGCGGAGATTCGTCGAACGAAGGCAAAATTGCTAGAGGAGGTCCCTAAGTTGCAGAGATTGGCTATAAAGAAG GTTAAAGGGCTCTCAACAGAAGAGCTTGCTGCCCGTAATGATTTGGTCCTTGCATTACCAGATAGGATTCAAGCGATACCTGATGGAACTGCATCTGCTCCCAAACAAACTAGAGGTTGGGGGGCTTCAGCACCCCGTGCTGAAATCAAATTTGATTCAG ATGGTCGTTTTGATAGTGAGTACTTTCAAGAAAGTGAGACATCTAGACAATTCAGGCAGGATTATGAAATGCGTAGAATGAAGCAGGA TCAAGGTTTGGATATGATTTCAGAAGGTTTGGATACTCTGAAAAACATGGCCCATGACATGAATgag GAGTTGGATAGGCAAGTTCCTTTGATGGATGAAATTGACACAAAG GTGGATAAAGCAACAGCTGACCTTAAAAATACCAATGTTAGACTCAAAGACACTGTTAACCAG TTAAGATCTAGCAGAAACTTCTGCATTGATATTATTTTGTTGTGCATAATTCTGGGGATTGCTGCCTATTTATACAA TGTGCTGAAGAAGTGA
- the LOC110660066 gene encoding NAC transcription factor 56 isoform X1 has protein sequence MEIKPTSDIHLPPGFRFHPSDEELIVHYLKNKVASSPLPASIIADLDLYKYNPWDLPSLYLEKASFGEDEWYFFTPRDRKYPNGARPNRAAASGYWKATGTDKPILTSCGATNIGVKKALVFYKGRPPKGIKTDWIMHEYRLLETLAWNPKKKGSTRLDDWVLCRVRRKSSLPKGTWDDGNVPIYNEPAGGYFPKVNDSNIPYNDCPMLPYIFASQNFSCIGKASTFSFQTNEKPCTSLLYEGLSDDKNFHFSITSFDNLFNPLKRKQKSCVQPSKKITKGNIESEDAALTISDNGTRVNFYGTDLSEGNNFSSVQWNSLMQHQELDQLAFTGIE, from the exons ATGGAGATCAAACCCACCTCAGATATCCATCTTCCTCCTGGATTTAGATTCCATCCATCGGATGAGGAGCTTATAGTCCACTACTTGAAGAACAAAGTAGCTTCAAGTCCTCTTCCAGCTTCTATTATTGCTGACTTAGATCTCTACAAGTACAATCCATGGGACTTGCCAAGTCTGTACT TAGAGAAAGCTTCTTTTGGTGAGGACGAATGGTATTTCTTTACACCAAGAGACAGGAAGTACCCTAATGGAGCAAGACCAAATAGGGCAGCTGCCTCAGGTTATTGGAAGGCGACAGGGACTGATAAACCAATTCTTACTTCCTGTGGGGCGACTAATATTGGTGTCAAGAAGGCTCTTGTGTTTTACAAAGGACGGCCTCCTAAAGGAATTAAAACAGATTGGATCATGCATGAATATAGATTGCTGGAGACATTGGCCTGGAATCCTAAGAAAAAAGGTTCTACGAGG CTGGATGATTGGGTGCTCTGTCGAGTTAGAAGAAAAAGCAGCCTCCCCAAGGGCACTTGGGATGATGGAAATGTTCCTATTTATAATGAACCTGCAGGTGGCTACTTCCCAAAAGTGAATGACTCCAACATTCCATACAATGATTGCCCAATGTTACCTTACATCTTTGCTTCACAGAATTTTTCTTGCATTGGAAAAGCTTCAACCTTTAGCTTCCAAACTAATGAGAAACCTTGCACTTCATTACTGTATGAAGGGCTTTCTGATGacaaaaattttcacttctcgATTACTTCTTTCGACAACTTATTTAACCCACTAAAAAGAAAGCAGAAGAGTTGTGTTCAACCTAGCAAGAAAATCACCAAGGGAAATATTGAGAGCGAGGACGCTGCTTTAACTATTAGCGATAATGGAACTCGTGTGAATTTTTATGGAACAGACCTTTCTGAAGGTAACAATTTCAGTTCTGTTCAATGGAATTCTCTCATGCAACATCAGGAGCTTGATCAATTAGCTTTCACAGGGATTGAATAG
- the LOC110660066 gene encoding NAC transcription factor 56 isoform X2, with the protein MEIKPTSDIHLPPGFRFHPSDEELIVHYLKNKVASSPLPASIIADLDLYKYNPWDLPIEKASFGEDEWYFFTPRDRKYPNGARPNRAAASGYWKATGTDKPILTSCGATNIGVKKALVFYKGRPPKGIKTDWIMHEYRLLETLAWNPKKKGSTRLDDWVLCRVRRKSSLPKGTWDDGNVPIYNEPAGGYFPKVNDSNIPYNDCPMLPYIFASQNFSCIGKASTFSFQTNEKPCTSLLYEGLSDDKNFHFSITSFDNLFNPLKRKQKSCVQPSKKITKGNIESEDAALTISDNGTRVNFYGTDLSEGNNFSSVQWNSLMQHQELDQLAFTGIE; encoded by the exons ATGGAGATCAAACCCACCTCAGATATCCATCTTCCTCCTGGATTTAGATTCCATCCATCGGATGAGGAGCTTATAGTCCACTACTTGAAGAACAAAGTAGCTTCAAGTCCTCTTCCAGCTTCTATTATTGCTGACTTAGATCTCTACAAGTACAATCCATGGGACTTGCCAA TAGAGAAAGCTTCTTTTGGTGAGGACGAATGGTATTTCTTTACACCAAGAGACAGGAAGTACCCTAATGGAGCAAGACCAAATAGGGCAGCTGCCTCAGGTTATTGGAAGGCGACAGGGACTGATAAACCAATTCTTACTTCCTGTGGGGCGACTAATATTGGTGTCAAGAAGGCTCTTGTGTTTTACAAAGGACGGCCTCCTAAAGGAATTAAAACAGATTGGATCATGCATGAATATAGATTGCTGGAGACATTGGCCTGGAATCCTAAGAAAAAAGGTTCTACGAGG CTGGATGATTGGGTGCTCTGTCGAGTTAGAAGAAAAAGCAGCCTCCCCAAGGGCACTTGGGATGATGGAAATGTTCCTATTTATAATGAACCTGCAGGTGGCTACTTCCCAAAAGTGAATGACTCCAACATTCCATACAATGATTGCCCAATGTTACCTTACATCTTTGCTTCACAGAATTTTTCTTGCATTGGAAAAGCTTCAACCTTTAGCTTCCAAACTAATGAGAAACCTTGCACTTCATTACTGTATGAAGGGCTTTCTGATGacaaaaattttcacttctcgATTACTTCTTTCGACAACTTATTTAACCCACTAAAAAGAAAGCAGAAGAGTTGTGTTCAACCTAGCAAGAAAATCACCAAGGGAAATATTGAGAGCGAGGACGCTGCTTTAACTATTAGCGATAATGGAACTCGTGTGAATTTTTATGGAACAGACCTTTCTGAAGGTAACAATTTCAGTTCTGTTCAATGGAATTCTCTCATGCAACATCAGGAGCTTGATCAATTAGCTTTCACAGGGATTGAATAG
- the LOC110660066 gene encoding NAC transcription factor 56 isoform X3, with product MEIKPTSDIHLPPGFRFHPSDEELIVHYLKNKVASSPLPASIIADLDLYKYNPWDLPKKASFGEDEWYFFTPRDRKYPNGARPNRAAASGYWKATGTDKPILTSCGATNIGVKKALVFYKGRPPKGIKTDWIMHEYRLLETLAWNPKKKGSTRLDDWVLCRVRRKSSLPKGTWDDGNVPIYNEPAGGYFPKVNDSNIPYNDCPMLPYIFASQNFSCIGKASTFSFQTNEKPCTSLLYEGLSDDKNFHFSITSFDNLFNPLKRKQKSCVQPSKKITKGNIESEDAALTISDNGTRVNFYGTDLSEGNNFSSVQWNSLMQHQELDQLAFTGIE from the exons ATGGAGATCAAACCCACCTCAGATATCCATCTTCCTCCTGGATTTAGATTCCATCCATCGGATGAGGAGCTTATAGTCCACTACTTGAAGAACAAAGTAGCTTCAAGTCCTCTTCCAGCTTCTATTATTGCTGACTTAGATCTCTACAAGTACAATCCATGGGACTTGCCAA AGAAAGCTTCTTTTGGTGAGGACGAATGGTATTTCTTTACACCAAGAGACAGGAAGTACCCTAATGGAGCAAGACCAAATAGGGCAGCTGCCTCAGGTTATTGGAAGGCGACAGGGACTGATAAACCAATTCTTACTTCCTGTGGGGCGACTAATATTGGTGTCAAGAAGGCTCTTGTGTTTTACAAAGGACGGCCTCCTAAAGGAATTAAAACAGATTGGATCATGCATGAATATAGATTGCTGGAGACATTGGCCTGGAATCCTAAGAAAAAAGGTTCTACGAGG CTGGATGATTGGGTGCTCTGTCGAGTTAGAAGAAAAAGCAGCCTCCCCAAGGGCACTTGGGATGATGGAAATGTTCCTATTTATAATGAACCTGCAGGTGGCTACTTCCCAAAAGTGAATGACTCCAACATTCCATACAATGATTGCCCAATGTTACCTTACATCTTTGCTTCACAGAATTTTTCTTGCATTGGAAAAGCTTCAACCTTTAGCTTCCAAACTAATGAGAAACCTTGCACTTCATTACTGTATGAAGGGCTTTCTGATGacaaaaattttcacttctcgATTACTTCTTTCGACAACTTATTTAACCCACTAAAAAGAAAGCAGAAGAGTTGTGTTCAACCTAGCAAGAAAATCACCAAGGGAAATATTGAGAGCGAGGACGCTGCTTTAACTATTAGCGATAATGGAACTCGTGTGAATTTTTATGGAACAGACCTTTCTGAAGGTAACAATTTCAGTTCTGTTCAATGGAATTCTCTCATGCAACATCAGGAGCTTGATCAATTAGCTTTCACAGGGATTGAATAG